ACATTAGAGGCGTGAGCACGGTGAGCAGTACCAAATGCATCATTTACAAAAATGCCATCGCCAAGACTTGCCCAATATTTACCAAGATCAGGATCATTTTTAGATTCTTTTTTACCATCAACATCTTCAAAACGAGTGTTTTCAACCAAAAGAACTTCACCATTTTTAAGAGCATTAATAGCTGCTTCTAATTGTTCACCACGTGTTACACCTGGAAAAACAACTTCTTGCCCAAGCTTTTTAGCCAAATCAGCAGCTACAGGAGCAAGAGATTTCCCTTTTTTATCTGCTTCCTCTTTGACACGTCCAAGGTGAGAGAAAAGAACAGCACGACCACCATGTTCAATGATGTATTTAATTGTTGGAAGAGCTGCAGTAATACGGTTATCATTTGTAATAACGCCATCTTTTACAGGGACATTAAAGTCAACACGAACGAGAACTTTCTTCCCTTTCAAATCAACATCTTTAACAGTCAATTTTGCCATGAATATAGACTCCTTAATTTTTTTTATACATGATAATTATATCACAAAATCAATAAAAGTAACAAAGTAATTTTATTTATATTTAATAAGCGAGCGACGATAGCTCTTTATTAAGTAAAGTCATTGTTCCAATTACTGCAAGGAGGGGGAGAAGATTAGTTATTTCTTGAAAATAACCTTATTCGGGTAATCAGATTAAAATCGTTTTGCTATAAAATTTACTGCAGCTAGGTAATGAATCAAAAGAGAATATTCCAGATATTTCCTTCATAGACCAAAAAACGCAAAAATAAATCATAGTTTTATAGCAATAATTTTAACCAACACACAGTATCGCTTTTTTCAAGTTCTTAACCTTTATAAGAAAAAGAGGACCAAAGGTCCCCTTTTACAAAATAATGAGTATTATTTAGCGATTTTTGCAAAGTACTCAAGAGTACGTACAAGTTGTGAAGTATATGACATTTCGTTATCATACCATGAAACAACTTTAACCAATTGCTTGCCATCAACATCAAGAACTTTTGTTTGAGTTGCATCAAACAATGAACCAAAAGACATACCTACAATATCTGATGATACGATTGGATCTTCAGTATATCCGTAAGATTCATTTGCAGCAGCTTTCATAGCAGCATTCACTTCATCAACAGTTACCTTTTTATCAAGTACAGCAACTAATTCAGTAACTGAACCTGTTGGAACTGGAACACGTTGTGCAGCACCGTCAAGTTTACCATTCAATTCAGGAATAACAAGACCAATAGCTTTAGCAGCACCAGTTGAGTTAGGAACGATGTTTGCTGCAGCAGCACGTGCACGACGAAGGTCGCCTTTACGGTGTGGTCCATCAAGAACCATTTGATCACCAGTGTATGCATGGATAGTTGTCATCAAACCTTCTTTGATACTAAAGTTATCATGTAAAGCTTTCGCCATTGGTGCAAGACAGTTTGTAGTACATGAAGCACCTGAAATAACTGTTTCAGTACCATCAAGAACATCGTGGTTGGTGTTAAAGACGATTGTCTTAATATCATTACCACCTGGTGCAGTGATAACAACCTTTTTAGCTCCACCATTAGCATGTAAGTGTTTTTCAGCAGCTGCTTTGCTTGCAAAGAAGCCAGTTGCTTCAAGAACGATTTCTACACCATCAGCAGCCCAGTCAATCTGTTCTGGATCACGTTCAGCTGAAACCTTAACGAATTTACCATTAACTTCAAATCCGCCTTCTTTAACTTCGACATTACCATCAAAACGACCTTGAGTTGAATCATATTTCAACAAGTGTGCAAGCATGTTTGGATCTGTAAGGTCATTGATACGTGTAACTTCAACACCTTCGACGTTTTGGATACGACGGAAAGCAAGACGTCCAATACGACCAAAACCGTTAATACCAACTTTAACTACCATTAGTGATTTCCTCCTTATGAAAATCAAAAAAATTTATTTTAAAAGGCATTGCCTTTTAGACGATTGTGAAAAGATTAACTTACACAAATATAAACCAACCTTTCAACAAAATTATTATATAATTATTTTAAGAAAATTGCAAACGATTTTCCCTATTCTAGCAAGAAAAAAGAGAGAATAAGAAGTCAAGATTTATTACTTTAAACTTCTTATTTTCTCTTAATAATCACTATTGAAATGCTACAAAATATTATTTCTTTTATAAAGGATTAATTAGCATGTTCACTAAAGAAATTAAGCTTCTCCAGCGTTTTTCTTAATGATCTCTTCTTGAACAGATTTTGGAACATCTTCATAGTGGTCAAATACCATCATAAAGGTCCCACGTCCTTGAGATGCTGAACGAAGAACAGTTGCATAACCGAACATTTCAGCAAGCGGAACAAAAGCACGAACAATTTGACTATTACCATGTGCTTCCATGCCATCAACACGTCCACGACGGGCAGTGACATGCCCCATAACATCACCAAGGTTTTCTTCAGGAACAGTGATAGTGACTAACATCATTGGTTCAAGAATAACAGGTTTCGCAGTTTTAGCAGCTTCCTTAAGAGCAAGCGACGCAGCAATCTTGAAGGCTGTTTCAGATGAGTCAACATCATGGTAAGAACCATCATAAAGTTTGGCCTTAACATCAACAATTGGGTAACCAGCAAGAACACCATTAGCCATAGATTCAATCAAACCTTTTTCTACGGCCGGAACAAATTCACGTGGAACAACACCACCCACAATAGCATTTTCAAACTCGAACCCTTTACCTTCTTCATTTGGAGTAAATTCAATCCAAACATCACCAAATTGACCTTTACCACCGGATTGGCGTTTAAAGAAACCACGTGCTTGCGTAGCTTGACGGAAAGTTTCACGATATGACACCTGAGGAGCACCAACATTAGCTTCAACCTTGAATTCGCGTTTCATACGGTCAACAAGGACATCCAAGTGAAGCTCACCCATACCAGAAATAACGGTTTCACCTGTTTCAACATTTGTTTCCACACGGAAAGTTGGATCTTCCTCAGCAAGTTTTTGAAGAGCAATCCCCATTTTATCTTGATCGGCTTTCGATTTTGGCTCAACCATCAACTGAATAACAGGTTCTGGAACTTCAATTGATTCAAGAATCACTTTTGCTTTTTCATCAGTTAATGAATCTCCAGTTGTTGTTTCTTTCAAACCAACTGCAGCCGCAATATCACCAGCATAAACGGTTTCAATTTCTTGACGGCTGTTGGCATGCATTTGAAGAATACGTCCAATACGTTCACGTTTTCCTTTAGAGGTATTCAACACATAAGAACCACTGTTTAGGATACCAGAATAAACACGGAAGAAAGTCAAACGTCCCACGAATGGGTCAGTCATAATCTTAAAGGCAAGAGCAGCAAATGGTTCATCATCAGATGCTGGGCGCTCTTCTTCTTCATCAGTATCTGGATTAACACCTTTAATAGGAGGAATATCAAGCGGACTTGGAAGGTAATCAACAACCGCATCAAGCATCATTTGGACGCCTTTATTCTTGAAAGCTGAACCCGCAAGAACTGGAAAGAATTCAACATTAATAGTAGCTTTACGAATAGCTGCTTTTAATTCTGTTTCAGTGATTTCTTCACCTTCAAGATATTTCATCATCAGATCTTCATCAGTTTCAGCAACTGCCTCAATCAATTTTTCACGGTATTCTTTAGCTTGATCAAGGTAATCAGCAGGAATATCTTCAATCAAAATATCTGTACCAAGATCATTTGTATAGATTTCGGCTTTCATTGTTACCAAATCAATAATACCTTCAAAATCATCTTCTGCTCCGATCGGCAATTGAATAGGGTGTGCATTTGCTTGAAGACGATCATGAAGAGTGCTCACTGAATAAAGGAAATCAGCACCAATTTTATCCATCTTATTAGCAAATACGATACGAGGAACACCATACTCAGTTGCTTGACGCCAAACAGTTTCTGTTTGAGGTTCAACACCTGACTGAGCATCAAGAACAGTAACAGCACCATCTAGAACACGAAGGGAACGTTGCACTTCGATAGTAAAGTCTACGTGCCCCGGTGTGTCAATAATATTGACACGATGGTCTTTCCATTGAGCAGTCGTTGCAGCTGAAGTGATTGTGATACCACGTTCTTGCTCTTGTTCCATCCAGTCCATTTGTGAAGCACCTTCGTGTGTTTCACCAATCTTATGAATTTTACCAGTATAGTAAAGAATACGCTCTGTTGTAGTTGTTTTACCAGCATCAACGTGAGCCATGATACCGATATTACGAGTTTTTTCAAGTGAAAATTCACGAGCCATGAGGTTTATTTCTCCTATTTTTTATTTTATTACTTTGTTATTAAAAACGGATAGGCATAACCTACCCGCTTTATGTTTTGTTTCATGTCAATTAAACAAGAAGATCAAGCTCTCAAAAAGCGCTTGTCTAGTTTCCCCTTGTTGACAAGTGTCAAAGCGGGTTGTATCCTACCAACGGAAGTGTGCAAAAGCACGGTTAGCTTCAGCCATACGATGTGTATCTTCACGTTTTTTAACTGAGGCACCTGTATTATTTGACGCATCTAAGATTTCTTTTGCAAGACGATCTTTCATTGTGTGTTCACCACGAGTACGTGATGCAGTCACCAACCAACGAAGACCTAATGTTGTACGACGTTCAGGACGAACTTCAACTGGGACTTGATAGTTAGAACCACCAACACGACGTGCACGTACTTCAAGTACAGGCATGATATTTTCCATGGCTTGTTCAAAGACTTCAAGTGCATCATTCCCTGTTGCTTCCTTAATTTGTTCAAAAGCTCCATAAACGATAGATGCAGCTGTACCACGTTTACCATCAAGCATAATACGGTTGATAAGACGTGTTACAAGTTTTGAATTGTATAATGGATCTGGCAATACTTCGCGCTTAGGCGCACGGTTTTTACGACTCATTTCTTAATCTCCCTTCCTTATGCTTTTGGTTTCTTAGTACCATATTTAGAACGGCCTTGTTTACGATCAGTAACACCGGCAGTATCAAGTGCACCACGAACAATATGGTAACGTACCCCTGGAAGGTCCTTTACACGTCCACCACGAATAAGTACAACACTGTGTTCTTGCAGATTGTGACCAATACCTGGAATATAAGCAGTGACTTCAATAAGGTTACTCAAACGAACACGAGCAAATTTACGAAGAGCAGAGTTAGGTTTCTTAGGGGTCATTGTTCCAACACGTGTTGCAACACCGCGTTTTTGAGGTGCAGCAAGTTTAGTATGAACTTTTTTATGGCTATTATAGCCAATATTCAATGCTGGTGAGTCAGATTTTTCTACTTTAGACTTACGTGGCTTACGAACCAACTGGTTAATTGTAGGCATCTACATTCTCCTGTATTTTTTTATTTTTGGGTGATTAGGCACTTGGTGACAGTCCTAATCTGTGTGTACTTTGCAACATTTGTCAGCACGTCTCTGTACACTTTTGAGAGACCAAAAGTAAAAAGTACCATTTATCATAATAACACAGCAGAATCGCTTTGTCAAACACTTTTTCCTTGATTTATATCTTCTAGCTATTTTTAAACTGACCTTATATGAACTTTCTCTATACTATTTCAATTTCACTATGTGCTATATTTCATTTACTAAAAATATTTCCCAACTTAACATCTACCTTGCTTTCTTTAACATCAATATTGGTTACTGTTAAAAGAGATTTATAGCTGATGCCCTCACGTTTTTCCTGAGCATTATCGGCAAAGACAGCCACTCCAACCAACTGACTGTCAAATTCGCTCAAAAGGCTAACCATACCACTGATGGTTCCCCCACCCTTAAGAAAATCATCAACAATTAAAACGCAACTGTTGGGATTTAAACTGCGTTTTGATAAAAACATCTTTTCAATACGATCGCTTGATCCAGAAGCATAATTAACAGATACTGTTGAACCTTCTGTAATCTTCAAATCTCGACGCACAATGACAAAAGGGACATTAAGAATATTAGCAACGGCATTAGCCAAAGGAACACCTTTGGTTGCCACTGTCATAACAGTATCAATTTTTTCATCTTTAAAAGCATTGGCAATAATACGACCGATATTTTTTAGAATACTTGGTGTCGATAGTAAATCAGACAAATAAATATAGCCACCCGGCAAGATACGGTTGCTTTCTGCCAGTCGCTGACAAAGTTCTTGTGCAACCGTTCTCGCTTCATCATCTGAAATAGTCGGTGTAAAAATAACACCACCATTGGCACCAGTTACCGTCTTAATATGGCCAATATCAGCGTGAGCAAAAGCTTTCTTAATAATTGCAATATCTTCAGAAATCGAAGACTTTGCCGCTTCATACTTTTGAGCAAAAGTATTAAGGCTGGTTAGTTGATAGGGGTTGTTAATTAAATAATTTGAAATAACAACCATTCGTTCGCTACGTCGCAATTTCATAAAATCACCATTCGTTTTTTACTTTTATTATATCATATTAAAAAATAAAAAGACGAACATTAGAGCTCTAATAGTCATCTTTTTTCGTGTTTTGATGGTTTGTTTTAGGTTTATAGAAAGAACGATTATCCATAGCAAAGATACGACCAGTCATCTCTCCTTCTGATACACGAGATAGAGCAGTCGTCATCATCATCATTTCAGCATCAATATTATCAATCATATGAATGATTTCTGCTTCCATAATTTTAGGTCTAACGGGACTGCCATATTCTAAGAGACCATGATGGCTGAGAATAACATGGCGCAAGACAATAACATCTTCCTTAGTATCATCAATAGACAATTCTGATAAAACTTTAGTAATTTCTTCATCGATCAAAGCAATATGACCAATAAGATTGCCACGAATAGTATATTCGGTATTATCAGGACCAGATAGCTCAAGAACTTTGGCTAAATCATGCAGCATGATACCCGCAAACAGAAGACTTTTGTCAAGTTCTTCATAAATATCCCCGATACTATCAGCCAAACGAACCATAGTTGCTGTATGATAGGCCAGACCAACTTCAAAAGCATGGTGATTTGTTTTAGCTGCCGGAAAGCTGAAAAATTCTTTACTATACTTACGATAAAGGGCACGGACAATCCGTTGCCAGGTAGCATTTTCGATTTTGAAGAGCATCTGTTCAAGATAATCTTTGACCTCTTCAACATCAACAGGCGGTTTTTCTTTAAAATCTCTAGGATCATTAGGCTCTCCATCCTTAGGATGCCGTAAGCTGATTTGATTGACCTGTGGTGTCCCATTATAAACTTCACGGCGTCCCCTCATAAAGACAACTTTCCCAGCAGTAAATTCTTCAACATTATAAGGCTGAGCATCCCAAAGATTACCAGAAATTTCTCCACTATCATCTTGAAAGGTAAAGGCAAGGTAATCTTTTCCTGCTCTTGTTTTTCTGAGCTCTGCTGATTTAATGAGATAAAATCCCTCGAAAAGTTCATCTTTTTTCATTTGATTAATTTTCATTTGATTCCTCATCTTCTAGCGGCGGAAGGTTTAAAGCCGACTTAGTGCTTTCATCCTCATATAATTCAATGTTTCTTAGTGCTCGACCAATTGCATTGGTGCGTGTTGTTAAAAGTTTATCAATATTGTTGCTAGCTTGATTGAGTTGTTTTTTGGTTGTCTGTAAAAGACCTCCAAACTTAGCAAATTCTGTCTTGACATTTCCTAAAATTTTACTGATATCATCAGCATTTTTTTGAATATTCAATGTTTTAAAACCAACAGACAAAGAATTTAAGAGAGCTGATAAAGTTGACGGACCCGCTACAACAATATGTTCATCACGCCGCAAAGCATCAAAGAAACTTGCATTTCTAACAACTTCCGAATAAAGCCCTTCTGTTGGCAAAAACATAATCCCAAAATTGGTTGTTTCTGGTGGATTGAGATATTTCTTTTGAATATCTTTAGCAAAAGTCTTGATACTGCTTAGCAGTTTTTTTCGATAAAGATCAATTTGCTCCTTATTACCAAGATCATAGGCATCTTCCAAACGATAATAATTTTCCAGTGGAAACTTAGAATCAATAGGTAGGTAAACATAGGTTCCTTGCTGATTCCCCGGCAATTTAATAGCATATTCCACACGTTCTTTTGAGTCCTTCACAGTTGCAAATTCACGTTCATATTGAGATTCGGTCATAATATCTTCAATAATTTGGCTTAATTGTAATTCACCCAGAATTCCCCGTGTTTTAGTATTGGACAGAACCTTATTCAAGGTACCAACATCACGTGCCATGTTCTTCATTTCACCCAAACCTTGATTAACATTTTCCAACTGCTTAGAAACAGTTTCGAAAGATGTTTTCAGGCGCGTATGTAAGGTTTGGTCTAATTTTTCTGCAACGGTTTGCCGCATCTCTTCCAAGCGTTTTTCATTGGAAGTTTGCATTTCTTTGACCGACTGATTTAATTGTAAATTGATTTGCTCTAAACGCTTATCCGATCGATCCCGACTGTCATTTAGATTTTGATGTAATACCTCTCTTAAGTCAGTTAATTGTTGAGAGAGATCATTTTGTAAACGTGTCAACTGCTGATTAATTGCAAGCAATTGATTTTTATTAGCAACCTCCAACTGATAAGAAACTTGATCAGAAAGGTTATCCGCATTGTCATCTAACTTTTTTTCAAGTCCCGATTGATTTTTATCCAGTTTTAGAAAAATAGCAGAGCTGATAAAACAAGCTGTCAAAGCCAGTAAGAGAGTAAGAATATCCATTTATTATTAGGTCCTATCTTTTGTTTGAATGACAACAACATAACCTGAAGCGACTGAAAAACAAATCGGTTTGTCCTTAAATTCATTGCTGCTGTAAATTTTCTTTTGAAAGTAGTTCTCTTCTGTTAATTCGTATTTAGCATCTTGAATAGACAGATGAGCGCCGTTTGCTGCCATAAAGGAAATATAAACCATATCAGTTGCCTGTTCAATTTGATGTTGCCCTGCTGGAAAAAATTCCACTAAATTTTGTTCATCACGTAATTTAAAACAGCGCATAAAAGGAGCTAAATCAGGATCGCTAGGTAAAAAAATATTGGACAGCATATGGTCTATCCGACCGCCAAAAGCACCAAAAACAATTATTTCAACCCTGCCAAAACAGTCAAAAATTGTTTTTAAAGCCAACTCTGTATCTGTATCATTTTTTTCTGCAGGAGCCATCACCAGCTTTTTAGCCTTGGCTTTAATCTGCTTAAATTCCTCTGCTGAGACAGAATCAAAATCCCCAATAGCTAAGTCTAACGGTAACTGATTTTTCAACAGAAAAGAACTTCCCTTATCAATACCTACAAAATAGTCAAAATCTCTCGTGAAATAAGTAAGATCGCCTCCAGAAAACAGAGCTACCTTAGTCATTTAAAGCCGCTTTCAAAGTTTCAACTTGAGCAGCTAGATTTTCTTTGAAAAGGTAAGAACCTGCTACAAAGATATTGGCGCCGGCTTGCTTTGCTAACTTAATGGTTTCATTGTCAATACCGCCATCAACTTCAATATCAAATGATAAACCCTTTTCTTCACGAAGCTTAGCAACAGTTCTTACTTTTTCCAACATTTCTGGAATAAAAGCCTGACCGCCAAAACCAGGATTAACTGTCATAATAAGTATCTGATCTGCTAAAGACAAGACAGATTCTAAATCAGCAACTGGTGTTCCAGGGTTGATGACAATTCCTGCCTTCATACCAGCAGCCTTGATTTTTTGAAGGGCACCGTGAATATGATGGGTGGCTTCTACGTGTACTGTCATAATATCAGCACCAGCTTGAGAAAAATCATCAACATAACGCTCTGGATTAACTACCATAAGATGACAATCAAAGACGAGCTTACTATGTTTACGCATACTAGCAACAATACCGGCACCAAAACTAATGCTTGGAACAAACTGTCCATCCATAATATCAATATGAACGTACTTCACACCAGTTTCTTCAATGCGCTTTAATTCACTTTCAAAGTTAGCATAATCTGCAGCTAAAATAGAAGGGGCAATTTGATTGAGCAACATAACAGACCTACTTTCTTTTTAATACTTTTTTATAAGTCTCTCGGCGATTTTCAATTTCACTAAGAATTTGCAAATAAGTTTGATAGCGTTTTTTCCATATTTTTCTCTGTGCCAGAGCCGATTTAACAGCACACCCCGGTTCATGCGTATGAGTGCAGGAACGAAACTTACAAGCAGCACTTAACTTCAGAAGTTCAGGAAAAGCAGCATTTAATTCCTCACTACTTGTTATTTCGTAATCCAGCGAAGAAAATCCAGGAGTATCCGCAATTTTCCCGCCATAAATGTTATACAGAGTAACTGCGCGTGTCGTGTGACGACCTCGTCCTAAACTATCTGATATCTCATTAGTTTCTAGTGCCAAATCAGGGGCAAGTGTATTGAGCAAGGTCGTTTTCCCAACACCTGTTTGTCCCATAAAAATAGTTATTTTATCTTTTAAAAGAGGAGTTAAATCTTCTAAATAATAAACAAAATAATAACCAATCTTTTGATACTGCTTTTGAACCTTTTTAAATTCATCTAAATCCTCTAGTAAGTCCGTTTTAGAAAGATAAATTATGGGACTAATCTTCCTATGTTCTAAAAGAATGAGAAAACGGTCTAACAAATTATGATTAAAATCAGGTTCTTTAGCAGAGATAATGACTACTGCCTGATCAATATTGACAATTGGCGGTCTCACTAGACTGTTTTTTCGTTCATGAATAGCCAGTATATAACCCTCAGAATTTTCTTTAGCTGAAAAATCTACTTCATCACCAACATAAGGTTTATGTCCTTTTTTCCTAAAATTACCACGCGCTCGTGTCTGATAAATCTGACCATCTGACTCTACATAATAAAAACCAGCTAGGGACTCAATAATTTTTCCTTGCAAACGCTCTCCTTACTAAACTTAATAGTTTCATTATATCAAAAAAACAATCTTTTTGCTGGTAGCTATTGGCAAATTTTAAAAAAAGCGTATAATATAATTATTACTTGCGGAGATGGTGGAACGGCAGACACGCATGCTTCAGGCGCATGTGCTCGTATGAGCGTGAGGGTTCAAATCCCTTTCTCCGCATTTTTGAATGCCTTGACAACGTTAGTTTAACTTAATCTACTTCTTCAGTATTATCTTTTATTTCACTGCCTTGTCAAGTTCATTCAAAAAATATTATAAAATTGTTTGACCACAGTGTGCCTAACACAAGTTATGCCTCATTGTGCTTCCTCGTTATATTTTGGAAAGGTGGCTCAGCTTGGTACAGCACCGGACTCGAAATCCGGCAAGTGGACATTGTTCATGCGCGGGTTCAAATCCCGTCCTTTCCTTAACATTGAAAGAAGCTAAAATATTCCAGTAAGATGATTTAATCAAATGGATTTAAATTATGATTGATTGCTTTAGTTTAAATAATAAGAAAAATCTCACTGACTTAGCGAGATTTTTTTGATAAGACAAGCAGGCAGCAACCTAGCAAGAAGGTCAAAGCTGTCACACTGCCTGTGCCATACTTTTCAAGCGGGCTGCTGCTGATAAAAAGATTAAAAACGGTTGCTAATAAAGACAAGCCGGTCATTGTCATCATAACGAGATTCAGCTTTGCTTTGGGCCAGCGGCTTGGAAGAATTTGCCCATAGATCAAGTAAAAATAAGCAAAAAATGACCAAATCAGGGCGAAAAAGAGATTGGCTGGTCTTAGCCAAAGCGGGAAGACCGTGTAAAGTCCTCCGAAAAAGAAACCACCCAAAGGCAAGCCTAACAAAATCAAGAAATGAAGGAAAGCTTGTATAAAGTAAAGAACAGCGCAGAAAGCAGCGATTAGTTTGGGCTTAGTCATAAGAATCCTTCATTTCAAATCAACTTCTCGTAGAGCATCTGCCAATCTGGCAAAGTCTGTAATCGTCAGTGCTTCACCACGAATAGATGGTTTGATGTCTGCTGCTTCCAAGGCTTGTTCCAGCTTGACTTTGACCTCTTCTGATTTACCAAAGTGGCTGGTGAGATTGTTCCAGAGGGTTTTACGGCGGTGGACAAAGGCAGCTTTGCCGACGCGGAAGAAGAAATCTTCATCCTGCACTTGCACGAGCGGTTGTTCACGGCGGGTCATCTTAAGAATGGCTGAGTCAACATTGGGTGCTGGCACAAAGACGGTACGTGGCACAATGAAAGCAACCTTAGCCGTCATGTAATACTGCACAGCGATTGACAAAGACCCATAAGCCTTGGTATTTGGCTGAGCTGAAATGCGGTCTGC
This region of Streptococcus mutans genomic DNA includes:
- the gap gene encoding type I glyceraldehyde-3-phosphate dehydrogenase, giving the protein MVVKVGINGFGRIGRLAFRRIQNVEGVEVTRINDLTDPNMLAHLLKYDSTQGRFDGNVEVKEGGFEVNGKFVKVSAERDPEQIDWAADGVEIVLEATGFFASKAAAEKHLHANGGAKKVVITAPGGNDIKTIVFNTNHDVLDGTETVISGASCTTNCLAPMAKALHDNFSIKEGLMTTIHAYTGDQMVLDGPHRKGDLRRARAAAANIVPNSTGAAKAIGLVIPELNGKLDGAAQRVPVPTGSVTELVAVLDKKVTVDEVNAAMKAAANESYGYTEDPIVSSDIVGMSFGSLFDATQTKVLDVDGKQLVKVVSWYDNEMSYTSQLVRTLEYFAKIAK
- the fusA gene encoding elongation factor G yields the protein MAREFSLEKTRNIGIMAHVDAGKTTTTERILYYTGKIHKIGETHEGASQMDWMEQEQERGITITSAATTAQWKDHRVNIIDTPGHVDFTIEVQRSLRVLDGAVTVLDAQSGVEPQTETVWRQATEYGVPRIVFANKMDKIGADFLYSVSTLHDRLQANAHPIQLPIGAEDDFEGIIDLVTMKAEIYTNDLGTDILIEDIPADYLDQAKEYREKLIEAVAETDEDLMMKYLEGEEITETELKAAIRKATINVEFFPVLAGSAFKNKGVQMMLDAVVDYLPSPLDIPPIKGVNPDTDEEEERPASDDEPFAALAFKIMTDPFVGRLTFFRVYSGILNSGSYVLNTSKGKRERIGRILQMHANSRQEIETVYAGDIAAAVGLKETTTGDSLTDEKAKVILESIEVPEPVIQLMVEPKSKADQDKMGIALQKLAEEDPTFRVETNVETGETVISGMGELHLDVLVDRMKREFKVEANVGAPQVSYRETFRQATQARGFFKRQSGGKGQFGDVWIEFTPNEEGKGFEFENAIVGGVVPREFVPAVEKGLIESMANGVLAGYPIVDVKAKLYDGSYHDVDSSETAFKIAASLALKEAAKTAKPVILEPMMLVTITVPEENLGDVMGHVTARRGRVDGMEAHGNSQIVRAFVPLAEMFGYATVLRSASQGRGTFMMVFDHYEDVPKSVQEEIIKKNAGEA
- the rpsG gene encoding 30S ribosomal protein S7; its protein translation is MSRKNRAPKREVLPDPLYNSKLVTRLINRIMLDGKRGTAASIVYGAFEQIKEATGNDALEVFEQAMENIMPVLEVRARRVGGSNYQVPVEVRPERRTTLGLRWLVTASRTRGEHTMKDRLAKEILDASNNTGASVKKREDTHRMAEANRAFAHFRW
- the rpsL gene encoding 30S ribosomal protein S12, which produces MPTINQLVRKPRKSKVEKSDSPALNIGYNSHKKVHTKLAAPQKRGVATRVGTMTPKKPNSALRKFARVRLSNLIEVTAYIPGIGHNLQEHSVVLIRGGRVKDLPGVRYHIVRGALDTAGVTDRKQGRSKYGTKKPKA
- the purR gene encoding pur operon repressor; protein product: MKLRRSERMVVISNYLINNPYQLTSLNTFAQKYEAAKSSISEDIAIIKKAFAHADIGHIKTVTGANGGVIFTPTISDDEARTVAQELCQRLAESNRILPGGYIYLSDLLSTPSILKNIGRIIANAFKDEKIDTVMTVATKGVPLANAVANILNVPFVIVRRDLKITEGSTVSVNYASGSSDRIEKMFLSKRSLNPNSCVLIVDDFLKGGGTISGMVSLLSEFDSQLVGVAVFADNAQEKREGISYKSLLTVTNIDVKESKVDVKLGNIFSK
- a CDS encoding 3'-5' exoribonuclease YhaM family protein, translated to MKINQMKKDELFEGFYLIKSAELRKTRAGKDYLAFTFQDDSGEISGNLWDAQPYNVEEFTAGKVVFMRGRREVYNGTPQVNQISLRHPKDGEPNDPRDFKEKPPVDVEEVKDYLEQMLFKIENATWQRIVRALYRKYSKEFFSFPAAKTNHHAFEVGLAYHTATMVRLADSIGDIYEELDKSLLFAGIMLHDLAKVLELSGPDNTEYTIRGNLIGHIALIDEEITKVLSELSIDDTKEDVIVLRHVILSHHGLLEYGSPVRPKIMEAEIIHMIDNIDAEMMMMTTALSRVSEGEMTGRIFAMDNRSFYKPKTNHQNTKKDDY
- the rmuC gene encoding DNA recombination protein RmuC; its protein translation is MDILTLLLALTACFISSAIFLKLDKNQSGLEKKLDDNADNLSDQVSYQLEVANKNQLLAINQQLTRLQNDLSQQLTDLREVLHQNLNDSRDRSDKRLEQINLQLNQSVKEMQTSNEKRLEEMRQTVAEKLDQTLHTRLKTSFETVSKQLENVNQGLGEMKNMARDVGTLNKVLSNTKTRGILGELQLSQIIEDIMTESQYEREFATVKDSKERVEYAIKLPGNQQGTYVYLPIDSKFPLENYYRLEDAYDLGNKEQIDLYRKKLLSSIKTFAKDIQKKYLNPPETTNFGIMFLPTEGLYSEVVRNASFFDALRRDEHIVVAGPSTLSALLNSLSVGFKTLNIQKNADDISKILGNVKTEFAKFGGLLQTTKKQLNQASNNIDKLLTTRTNAIGRALRNIELYEDESTKSALNLPPLEDEESNEN
- a CDS encoding thiamine diphosphokinase is translated as MTKVALFSGGDLTYFTRDFDYFVGIDKGSSFLLKNQLPLDLAIGDFDSVSAEEFKQIKAKAKKLVMAPAEKNDTDTELALKTIFDCFGRVEIIVFGAFGGRIDHMLSNIFLPSDPDLAPFMRCFKLRDEQNLVEFFPAGQHQIEQATDMVYISFMAANGAHLSIQDAKYELTEENYFQKKIYSSNEFKDKPICFSVASGYVVVIQTKDRT
- the rpe gene encoding ribulose-phosphate 3-epimerase, translated to MLLNQIAPSILAADYANFESELKRIEETGVKYVHIDIMDGQFVPSISFGAGIVASMRKHSKLVFDCHLMVVNPERYVDDFSQAGADIMTVHVEATHHIHGALQKIKAAGMKAGIVINPGTPVADLESVLSLADQILIMTVNPGFGGQAFIPEMLEKVRTVAKLREEKGLSFDIEVDGGIDNETIKLAKQAGANIFVAGSYLFKENLAAQVETLKAALND
- the rsgA gene encoding ribosome small subunit-dependent GTPase A, coding for MQGKIIESLAGFYYVESDGQIYQTRARGNFRKKGHKPYVGDEVDFSAKENSEGYILAIHERKNSLVRPPIVNIDQAVVIISAKEPDFNHNLLDRFLILLEHRKISPIIYLSKTDLLEDLDEFKKVQKQYQKIGYYFVYYLEDLTPLLKDKITIFMGQTGVGKTTLLNTLAPDLALETNEISDSLGRGRHTTRAVTLYNIYGGKIADTPGFSSLDYEITSSEELNAAFPELLKLSAACKFRSCTHTHEPGCAVKSALAQRKIWKKRYQTYLQILSEIENRRETYKKVLKRK